TTTCAAGCTCCTCCTTCAGCCTCCTGGGCACCCTCACGCCGATTACCACGCTCACGTTTACATACAATGTTTACTTTAAAAAGTTAACGTATAACTTTATAAGCTGTGCGTCGAGAGATGTGTGGAGTTTTTGAGGAAGGAGTTTGGGGAGAGGTTTATCGAGGACGGGGTGACGGCGCGTCTGTACGTACGCGACGCCTCTTTTATGGAGTTTTCCGAGTCCATCGCCGGGGTTGTCTTCCCCGTCGACGAGGAGGAGGTGGTTAAACTGGTGCGCTGGGCGGCGAGAAACAAGGTGCCTCTGTTCCCCCAGGGGAGCGCCACCAGCCTTTCTGGTAACGCCTCGGCCACTGCGAAGGGCGTTGTGGTGAGCTTCGAGAAGATGGATAAGGTTGAGGTGGACCCGGTGGACGGCGTCGCGGTGGTGGGGCCTGGGGTGAGGCTGGAGGAGCTGAACGTGGAGCTGGCGAGATACGGCCTCTTCTTCCCGGTGGACCCCGGCTCGGTGAAGAGCGCGACGGTGGGCGGCGCCATAGCCAACGGGGCGGGGGGAATGAGGGGGGCCAAGTACGGCACCATGAAGGACTGGGTGCTGGGGCTGAGGGTGGTGACGGGCAGGGGGGACCTCTTGAGGGTTGGCTGCAGGACGTATAAGTGCCGCAACGGCTACGACTTGGTGAGGCTTTTCGTGGGTAGCGAGGGGACTCTCGGCCTCGTTACGGAGGCGATCCTCAAGCTGGCGCCGGTGCCGGAGTCCGCCGTGGCTGTGCTGGCCTACTACGACGACCTCGAGACTTTGGTGGAGGACGTGGTTAGGGTGAGGGCAGGGAGGCTGTGGCCGCTGTTCGCCGAGTTCCTCGACGCCCCCACCTCGGCCGTCGTGGGGCTGGAGAGTAGGAACGCCCTGTTCCTCGGGGTGGACGTCAATGGAGGCGCCGAGGAGAGGGCCTTGAGGAGGTTGGAGTCTCTGGTCAGGGGCGAGGTGGCGCAGAGGGCACTGGACTGGGGCAACGCCATGAAGCTACTAGAGCCGAGGAGGAGGCTCTTCTACGGCCAGATATCCACCGCCCAGAGAGACGGCGGGGTGCTTGTAATTGAGGACGTGGCCGTCCCAATTTCGAAGCTTCCCGAGGCTGTGCGCGGGTTGAAGAAGTTGGCGGAGAGACACGGCCTGCCGCTACTGCTAGGCGGACACATAGGCGACGGCAACCTGCACCCAGCCACTTGGTACAGGAGGGGGGAGGGGCCTGGGAGAGTTGAGAAATTCCTCAGAGACATGGCGGAGCTCGTGGTGAAGCTAAACGGGACTGTGTCGGCTGAGCACGGAATCGGCGTCCTCAAGAAAGACCTTATAAAAATGGAGCTGGGAGAGGAGGCGCTTAACTACATGAGGGAGCTGAAGAGAGTTTTCGATCCCTACAACATACTCAACCCCGGGAAGATTTTGTAGCGTACACCACCAGGGAGAGGCCTAAGAGGAAGAGGGCGAGGGCCGCTGGGTAGTCGAGGCGGGGGGCGAGATCTTTCAGCAGGATCAGGGCGGCTGCGGGCGCCGCCGCCGAGGCTAGGTAAAGGCCGTGAATCCCCTCGGCGCTTGACGCGACGAGCAACAACACCGCGGCTACGCCGAGCGCCGTGTCTGGGGGCGGTAGCTCGGGGAGGGGCAGGGCCAGGCGCAGAGTCGGCGATGACAGCGCCGCCTCAGCCAGATAGAGGGTCAGCGTGCTGAACGCCGATGTGTAGGGGTAGCGCGTAGAGACGGCGAGGTTTACCACTATTAGCAACGCGGCGAAGGCCCCCTGCCCCAGGGCCCCGTCCACGGACCTGGGGTATATCGAGAGTATGGGGTGGGCGCTGAACATCATGTACTGGAGAACTCCCGACAGAGCCCCGATGATGGGCCTCATAGCGCCTTCCTGAGGGCCTCGGCGCCTCTCAGGACTACTGCGCCGGAGCCTCTAAGCCTCTTGTAGAGGGCGAGCCTCCTCAGGGCGACCAAGGCGTTGGCCCCCGCGACGTCGACGTAGTACATAGGCCTGCAGTTCATGACGATGCATACGTCGGACAGCGAGCCGACGTACACAGTCACGTCGCCGCACGGCGGGTTGCCGCCGCATGTAGGCGTGAAGTCGCCGGGTAGCGAGGTGGCCGGGCCGTGTCCCAGGACGTAGTAAGTCACCTCAAAACCCTTCTCTGAGAGTATCTCGGCGGCTCTGGCCGCCTCGGCCGCGACTAGGGAGCGGAGGCGCCTCGCGTCTACCACCACCACCGCGTTTCTCAGCTCGGGGCCCGTGCGCACATTTACATAGAGCTCCCCGGTTTTTGCAGAAGCCTTCCAGTTGATAAGCTTCATCGGGTCCCCCGGCTGGTACTGCCTCACCTCCACAAACTCCTCGACGCCGCGTCCCCGCTGTGCGGGGTTCGCGGCGGGGCGCCGATCCTCTACATACACCACGTCCCTCCTCCTTGTGAATACGGGGTTGTACGACACAACCACCAGGGGGAGGGGTTGAGACCTCTCCGTCAGGCGGTACCTCAGCCTCACCACCCTCTTGAAGGGGGGTTTGAAAACTCTCCACCGAGGCGCCTCCACGGGGGCGTCGATTGGCGCCGCGTCGTATATGTAGAGGACCCCGGGGCGCCTGTCCGCCTCCACCACCACCTCCACCTCGCTACCGACCCGCCTCCTCGACGCAGACACCTTCGGGGGGTCAAGCGCCGCGTTTACGCCGTAGGCGAATAGCGGGATGAGGGAGAGGAGGGCCAGGTCTGTATTAGCCAGCGCTAGGCCCGCCGTTATCAACACCGCGGCCGCCGCCAGCAGATTCCTAGCCACGCCTCTCAACATCTTTTATAGATATAACACTTCTCAGCCGTGAGGAGGGTGGTGGAGGTGCTGTCTAGCTTCTACGTGGCGCCGAGACAGACGCTGGAGCTCATCCTCGCCGCGGTGATCGCCAGGGGGCACATACTCTTCAACGACCCCCCTGGGCTGGGGAAGACCACCCTGGCTAAGCTGGTGGCGAGGGCCCTCGGCCTCGCCTTCAAGAGGATACAGTTCACGCCAGACATGTTGCCCAGCGACGTCATCGGCGTAAACGTGTGGAGGCCCCACGAGGGGAGGTTCGAGTTTGTGAGGGGGCCCGTATTCACCAACGTCCTCCTCGCCGACGAGATAAACAGGGCGCCTCCGAAGACCCAGGCGGCCCTCCTAGAGGCCATGGAGGAGAGGCAGGTGACGGTGGACGGCGTGACCTACAGGCTGGAGGAGCCCTTCATCGTCCTGGCCACCCAGAACCCGGTGGAGTTCCGCGGCGTCTACCCATTGCCAGAGGCCCAGCTCGACAGGTTCCTAATACAGCTCTCGGTGGGCTACCCCGGTCCGGCCGAGGAGGCGGAGATTTTAAAACGCCGCCTCTCATGGCGCGGCGACGACCCCTCTGTGTATGTAAAGCCGGTGACCACCAGGGAGGAGGTTATGCAGTGGGCGCAGTACGCCGAGGCTGTGTACGTCGACGAGGCGGTGGTCCAGTACATTGTGAAGATTTCGCAGAGCCTCAGAACCCACCCCCTCAACACCTACGGCCCCAGCCCCCGGGGCTCCATAGCTTTGATGAAGATGGCGAGGGCCCTGGCCCTCCTCGACGGGAGAAACTACGTCACGCCCGACGACGTCAAGAAGGCGGCGGCGGCCGCGCTGGCCCACAGAATAGCGCCGAAGGAGGGGGACCCCAGAGACCTCGTGAGAGAGGTTCTGGACAAGACCCCGATACCCTACAAGTAGCTACAGGTACCTCTCCAGGAGAGCCATCACCCTCTTGAGGTGCCGCGCGCGTCTGCGCCTATTCAGCCGGCGCAGGAGCTTAACCACCAGCGGAGGCGCGAAGGGGGAGGGGGTGACATCCCTATAGTCGAGAGCGGCTCTGACCACCTCCAGCGCCTTCCCCTCGTCCACGCCGCCGCGCGCCATGTGGTACGCCACGTAGGTAGCCAGGAGGGCAACGTCGCCGGTCTCGATAAACCTCTTCTCTAGCCTCTTCACCTCAGCCACGTCGAGGTCGTCGTAGAGCCGGACTGGGCGCGGCCTCACGGCGTCGCCGCCCAGCAACAATATAGCCGCCACCGAGCCGACGGCCACAGAGTAGAACAGCCACGTCGCCCCCGTCAGAGAAGCCACTTGGTACAACACGGATAGGAGGCCCCCGAGGACGCCGAAGGCCGCTGTGTGCCGGGCGAAGAACCTCCCTACTCTCCGCAGGCGGCCGCCCAGCAACCCTAGCGCAGAGGCGGCGGCGCCGCCGGCCCCTACGCCCCAGACCGCGGAGGAGAGCCAGTGGAGGTGGGTGAGTTGCAGAAACGAGCCCAGCCCCCAGGAAGACACGGCTATGGAGACCGGGGCCAGGGGCTTCTTGAGCCGGCGGGTGAAGAACCTCGCCGAGTTGAGAAAAAAGCCGAAGGCAACCACCACGAGGTACTCCCTGTGCCTAGGAGTCAGCGCAGGCAGGGGGATGAGGTACACCGCCGCCGCGACCCCCAGAAAGGCGGCTAGGTAGCCCCAGACGTGCCGCCCCCGCCTGTGCAACAGCTGGCCCACGCCGAACGCCGTGAAGAAGGCCCCCAGGGGCTGGGAGACCAGCCTCAGCACAGGCTCCATATAGCCCAGGAGTAGGAGGAGAAGACCCAGCGCTATGTAGGTCATAACGCCCTCCTCAGCCTCTCCACGTCACCCCTCCCCGCGGAGGGGCCAAACCTAATTCTCTCAAAGATGAGGGCAAACTCCCCGTACTCCGGCCTAATGGCGGCGAGCTCCCTCGGCGTCACCGTAGGCGGCAGACCCAGCCTCCTCAACACCCTAAGATAGATAGCCCCCGCCAGCCTCTTGTAGTCCAGCACCCTCACCAGGTAGATCACGGGTCCTGCCCTCACCAGGTAGAGGCCAGGCTTGTCAAACACCAGCCTCACCGGCGGCCTGCCCACACGCCTCTTGTTTACATATACCGAAAACCACGGCGGCCCCCTCACCACGAACTCCTCGCCGAGGCCCAAGGTGACGTACCTACGAGAGGCAAACACGGCCAGCGACGCCGCGGCGGCGGCAGAGGCAACCGCTATAAAAAGCCAGGTGGGCAAAGCCGGAGAGGGGGGCGCGGGGAGGTCGGGGGTCTGCGGTGGGCTGGGTTGCGGAGGCAGAGCGGTGAGGGGTATCGGGGGCGCGACGGGGATCTGCACCCCTCCGCCAGGGGTCGCCTCGACGCCCACCCAGCCCACCCCCTCCACGTAGTACTCCGCCCAGGCGTGGGGGCTGAAGGCCTTGACTGACCACTCCTGGGGGACGGGGCCGTCGGACAGGTAGCCGATCACGAGGCGGGCGGGGACGCCGGCGGCTCGGGCCAGCAACACGAAGGCCGAGGCGAAGTGTATACAAACCCCCCGCCTCCCCTCGGTGAGGAACCACAGCACGGGGTCGGCCCCGGGTGGGATCTCCGGCCACAAGGCGTCCATTGTGCCGTCGTATTTAAAGCCGGTGGTGAGGTACTCCTTAATCCGCGACGCCGCGCAGGCGGCGTCGCGGCACCCGGCGGTCACGTTGGCGACGATCTTCTCAAGGACGGGCCTCAGCTCCGGCGGCACCTGCAGATAGCGCCCGTCCGGCTTCTCCACGGCAGTGCCTTGGCCTATGTACGAGGCCACGTATCTAGGCGAGCCACCCGCCAGCGAGACGTAGAGGCCCTCTATGTCTGCAGAAAGCCTGGCCCCCGGCGCCACCTCCCTAAAAGAGCCGATGGCCAAGCCGTCCACTGGGGGAGACGCCACCGGGACGCAGCTCCCCATGAGTGGCCCGGAGAGGTTCAGCTCGCCGCCGAGCCTAAGCGGCCCGGCCCCCACGGTCACCACCCCGTCGCCGAAGGCGCGGCCGCCCTGCCCCGACCAGCTCCACAAACCCCCCGCGTATGTGTCGAAGACGTAGCACCTGAGGTACATCTCGCCCCCCGCCCCCCTCGCCTCTATGTATGCCTTGAAGTACAGCCCGCCCGACACGCTGACGACCGGGGGCTGCGGCGCCGCGAAGCCGCCCTGGCCAAACGGGGGGGCCCGGCCGGGCGCGTAGGCGGGGTGGATTAGGGATGTCAACCCCACCGCGGCGAGGAGGACTCCGACTACGGCGAGTACCCACCTCACGATTTGCCCATCATCTTTCTCAAAAGTTCGGCGATGTGGGGAGCCTTCCTCTCTAGAACCCCAAGGGCCTCGCCGACGGTCATATCAGGCTTCACTCCAAAAGCCGAGAGGGTGAGGAGGAAGTCCTCAAGGACGTCGGAAACCCTCACGTTGCCCATCCAGTCCGTGGCCTTCAGCGCCACGTAGCGCCTCTTACCTATCTTAACAGTCTCGACGACGCCGTCCCGCTCCAGAGAAAAGACGTACCACTGCACAGCGCCGTACGAAAGCCCCAGCTCCTTCGCCAGCCTGTATATGGGCACAGGGCCCTCGCGGCGCAGAATATCCAAAATAGCCTCCTTGGGGTCCCTACTCCCCACAGTGTGTGTAGAAGCCCCATTTATTAACCTAACGCCACAATTACAACAAAGGCCAGCGACGCCGGCTACGCCCTAAACACGATCCTCCCCCCCTCCTCCACCACCTTAAGCTCGTGGATGGGCCACCCAAGCGCCGACTTCACCACGACGGCGCGGTCGGGGAGGTACCTCCACACAGTGTTGAACAAGTTGAGCAACTCCGGAGTCGGCTCCACGCCCCTAAAGGTGGCCAGCACAGCCACCCCCGGCAAAGCGCTTTGGATAAAATCGAGGACGTAGGCCACCCTCTCGGGGCCGTACATCGCCAGCACCTCCTCCAAGCCGTACAGCGAAACCACCGGCGCCCCTGCCAACTTCTCCACCGCCTCCTCCAAGACGTAGTCCTCCGCCAGCGCCGACGCGGGCACCACCACCTCCTCCACATCGCAACCCATTTGCCTCGCCACAAGGCCGATGAAACGCGACGTGGACAAGACGCCCACCCTCACGTTATCCATATAGTCGCAGAGGTACCCCGCGCTGATCCTGAGACACTTGGGGTGCTCACAGATAAACGTGGCAACCCTACTATTATTCAACAACCCCGGCCGCCTAACCCTAGGCATGAGCTCGGCAAGAGACTTCGCCACATCCTCCGCAAACACCACCCTCCTCCCAGACGCCACAGCCACAGACCTATCCCCAAGCTCGCTCTGAGACCACCTCCTAATTATACGCACACCCCTCCTAGAAATCGTGAAGTAGAACTCCGCCCCCGGCGCCGGCCCCAGCCTAGTCTTGACAACCCTAATCCGCCTGTAGCGGGCCCCCCGGTGGAAGAACTGAGCCACCTCCAGCAGGGCGTCGGCCATGTAGGCGAAGTGGGAACCCCCGACGCCCTCCTCCCCGATGGCTATAACCGGGCCGCTGAAGAGGCGGTACATGGAAGACGCCGCCTCCCTGCTCTGCGGAAGCGCGTTGATGCCGTCGAGAATCACCACGTCGGGAGAAACCTTGACGTACTGCTCCACCACGCCGTTCAGCAGAAGGTCGGCGTCTGAAATCGAGACGTAGTCCAGCACCACGAACCTAGAGGAGTCGAGGCCGAGCCCCTCTATCTTCCCCCGCACCTTATCCCCCGTCTCGTAGAAACCCACGTACAAAACCCGCCCACCCATCTGAGCCGCGGCGTAGAGAGCCAGAGAGGTCTTCCCAGAGCCAGGCGGGCCGTAGACAAGGGTAAACCCCTGGAAGAAATCCTTCATACCCCGCCGAGCCTCTGGACAAAACGCCGCCACCCCTCCTCACTCCAAAGCGCCTCAGCCGCCGCACCCGCGTCAACCCTATACCTCCTCACAAACTCTACAAAAAGCATTGAGATAAGCTCGGCGTTGTGCCGCCCCATAGCCGCCTCCACATACCGCAGAAAAAGCCACGGCTTTTCAAAAACCTCCCCAGGGTTTCCACCTCTCCGCCTGACCTTAAACTCCACCACCGCCCTCAGCGGCACCCCCAGCGACATGTAGAACTCCCGAAACAGTTGATACGCGTCCACGGGCTTCAACTACCACCACCTTAAATACCTTACTATATACACGGCGGACCCCACCAGAAGAAGCATTTAAACCACGCCACAGATACATACAGTGATGTAGCCAGGCGCTGCCGACAAGTGAAGACAGCTCGAGAGGGCTGACCCTTACGTTACACCCCGCGATCTATACCAAAGAGTATATAAATCGGCGGATATAAAACGCCGTGTTTGAAATAGCAGAAGTCGGCACGCGCGGCATGACTCTGATATATGGGCCGCCAGGTTCGGGAAAGACCTCAATCGCCATGCGCCTAGCCAGCAAAATAGACGGCAAAGTGCTCTGGATATCAACCGCGGAGGGCCCCGACCTCCTAACAGAAACCGCCAAGAGGCTGGCGGTAGACCCCTCCAAATTCAACTTCCTAGACTTCCCCCGCGCCTTCCAAAAAGACATAGCCCGCTACATCCTAGACCACGTACCCAGCTACAGCGCCTTGGTAATAGACTCAGTGGAGGGCGTCGCCGGCCGGCAGAACATAGACGTCGTCACCCACTCAGTCCTATATCAAGTAGCGAAGGAGAAGCCAGTCATCCTAGTCGCAGAAGAGGAGACACCCCGAGTGGCATACGTGGCAGACCACGTAATACACGTGTGGTACAGGATAAACAGCCTAGGCCACATAGTCAGATACATACAGCTAGAAAAATCAAGAACACGACCACCAAGCCCCCGCTACATGTTCGAAATAATTGAGGGAGCAGGCATAATGTACATATACCCCACCCCCGCAAGAGGAAAAGGCGAAGTGATCGAAGACGAGAAGCTAGGCATCACGGCGCCACGCCGAAGCATAATATGCATACACTCAGAGAAAGTAAAGAATATTGTGGATCTTCTTTCTAAAATAAAAGATAGGTCGATATTTTTAAAGGTAAGCTATTGGACATCATTCCACGGACTAGAAATAAAGGAAGATCAGATACAGATTGTAAGGATATTTCACGATATTTACAAATTAATTTATGACCTAGCCACTAACGGCCCAAAAGCAAGCTACCTAGTAGTGGGAGGTCTCCTCAACATGTCAGAAGAAGACCGCAAAGAGTATCTTCTCACCCTAGGTATAGCACTGAACTTTGTGGACTTCCTACTGCTTGTAGATGTGGGATCAAAAGAAGAGACAGATCGTCTTAAAAAATACTGTGAGGATATTATTGAAGTTTAGAATATGCCAAAGCCGACGTCTACGCCGTTGGTGGGTAGCACGCCCGTGAGCGCTAATACCACAGATACTCCAAATATTCCGAATTTCATTACCACCCTGACTGTTTCAAATGTTTTAACCACCTTCATGTACTGTGTTCTGCACCTCTCCGGTGGGTGCATACAAGTAGGCGTGTAATATTTTTTGTTTGGCAATCCAAAAAATAGAATAAGGTTGAAGTTTCCTCTCTCTACATGGAGTTTGGGGTTTTTGACAACCATGCTCATGGTAATGAGTATTTGGGTATTGGTGCTGTTGAGGTGGTGAGGAGGTTTAGGGCGGCTGGGGGGAGCGGCATAATATTTGTCTCGCTTCTCACGTGGTCTATCGGTGGGAGGCCGGGGGACAGGTACTGGGTTGTGAAGCTGTACGACCACACTGTGAGGAACGTGGAGGTGGCTCGGGGGGCTGGGCTGGTGTCGGGGGCCGTGGTTGGGGTGCACCCCGCCGAGTGTGTGAAGCTTCTGGAGGCTGGGTGGGCGCCGGGGGAGGTGGAGGAGTTTATGCGGTGGGCCGCCGACCTCGCGGCTAGGTACGTGGAGGAGGGGAGGGCGGTGGGGCTGGGGGAGTTTGGGAGGCCTCACTGGCCCGTGCCGCGGGAGGTGAGGGAGCTCTGCGACAGGGTTGTCCTCTATGTGTTGCAGAGGGCTAGGGACGTCGACGCGGCTGTCCACCTCCACCTGGAGCGGGAGGGCCAGGCCACTGTGGACTCGGTGGCGCGCCTCGCGGCGGAGGCAGGGGTCGATCCCAGGCGGGTGGTTATGCACCACATAGAGGGGGCCTTGGCGGGGTACGCCCACGCCAGGGGCCTCTCGCCGTCCGTGCCCATGGGCCGCAGGGGGGAGTTCGAAGAGGCGCTTAAGGCTGGCCCCGTGTTTGTGGTGGAGAGCGACTACATAGACGACAGGTCTAGGCCGGGGGCTGTGATTCCGCCGTGGACCCTGGCCTCGAAGCTTAGGCAGTATGTATCGAAGGGGGTCCTCTCGGCGGACGATATGTACAAGATATGCGTAGAAAACGTGAGGAGTATATACAGATGGAGGCTCCCTCTATAGAGGCCATCTGTAATTATATTTATATTTTACAGAAGTTTACTGGTAGTGCAGTCAGTTAGAGGGTTGGCAGTTGACCTATCGAAAAGAGCGGCGAATCCTCTCGAAGACGTCGGTAGGGCGGCTAGGCTGTTTGGGGGCGGCCGGGGGGTGGCTACTTACTACTTCTGGAGGTTTGGGGGCCACCTGGCCGATCCCCTGTCTGGGGATAATCCGCTCATCTTCGCGGCGGGGCCTCTTACTGGGACCGGCGTCCCTATGTCGGGGAGGGCCGCCGCGGTTTTCCGGTCGCCGCTGACGGGGATTCTCGGGGCTTCTAATCTGGGTGGTAAGCTGGGCCCGGTTATGCGCTTCGCGGGGGTTGATGTGCTGGTGGTGCTGGGCAGGGCCGTGAGGCCGACTTATCTCGTTGTGCAGGAGGGCCGCGTCGAGTTTAGAGACGCGTCGCACCTCTGGGGGATGGATGCTATTGAGACTGAGGAGGTGTTGCTTAGGGAGCACGGGCGCAACGCCGCCGTCCTCGCCATAGGCCCGGCGGGGGAGAACCTTGTGAGGTTCGCCTCTATTAATCACGATATGTGGAGGCAGTTTGGGAGGACTGGCGGGGGCGCGGTGATGGGGGCTAAGAAGCTGAAGGCGGTGATCTTCGTGCCGGAGAAGAGGCAGGTGGACGTGGCTATGCCGGAGAAGCTCAGCGACTTTCTCAGGAGGTTTACGCCCTACTTCGTGGGGGAGAAGAGCGTAAAGGCGCTCTTCGAGGGAGGCACGGTGCGCCTCGTGGAGATTGCCAATCAGATGGGGTTCTTCCCGGCTTACAACTGGCAAAGGGTGTCTCTAGACGGCTGGGAGTCCGTCGCGTGGCCTGCCTTTAAGAAGGGATACTTCGTGAAGCCTGCGGCGTGTATGCACTGCCCAGCGGCTTGCCACCGCCTCG
The sequence above is drawn from the Pyrobaculum ferrireducens genome and encodes:
- a CDS encoding FAD-binding oxidoreductase; translation: MEFLRKEFGERFIEDGVTARLYVRDASFMEFSESIAGVVFPVDEEEVVKLVRWAARNKVPLFPQGSATSLSGNASATAKGVVVSFEKMDKVEVDPVDGVAVVGPGVRLEELNVELARYGLFFPVDPGSVKSATVGGAIANGAGGMRGAKYGTMKDWVLGLRVVTGRGDLLRVGCRTYKCRNGYDLVRLFVGSEGTLGLVTEAILKLAPVPESAVAVLAYYDDLETLVEDVVRVRAGRLWPLFAEFLDAPTSAVVGLESRNALFLGVDVNGGAEERALRRLESLVRGEVAQRALDWGNAMKLLEPRRRLFYGQISTAQRDGGVLVIEDVAVPISKLPEAVRGLKKLAERHGLPLLLGGHIGDGNLHPATWYRRGEGPGRVEKFLRDMAELVVKLNGTVSAEHGIGVLKKDLIKMELGEEALNYMRELKRVFDPYNILNPGKIL
- a CDS encoding DUF58 domain-containing protein; its protein translation is MARNLLAAAAVLITAGLALANTDLALLSLIPLFAYGVNAALDPPKVSASRRRVGSEVEVVVEADRRPGVLYIYDAAPIDAPVEAPRWRVFKPPFKRVVRLRYRLTERSQPLPLVVVSYNPVFTRRRDVVYVEDRRPAANPAQRGRGVEEFVEVRQYQPGDPMKLINWKASAKTGELYVNVRTGPELRNAVVVVDARRLRSLVAAEAARAAEILSEKGFEVTYYVLGHGPATSLPGDFTPTCGGNPPCGDVTVYVGSLSDVCIVMNCRPMYYVDVAGANALVALRRLALYKRLRGSGAVVLRGAEALRKAL
- a CDS encoding AAA family ATPase — translated: MRRVVEVLSSFYVAPRQTLELILAAVIARGHILFNDPPGLGKTTLAKLVARALGLAFKRIQFTPDMLPSDVIGVNVWRPHEGRFEFVRGPVFTNVLLADEINRAPPKTQAALLEAMEERQVTVDGVTYRLEEPFIVLATQNPVEFRGVYPLPEAQLDRFLIQLSVGYPGPAEEAEILKRRLSWRGDDPSVYVKPVTTREEVMQWAQYAEAVYVDEAVVQYIVKISQSLRTHPLNTYGPSPRGSIALMKMARALALLDGRNYVTPDDVKKAAAAALAHRIAPKEGDPRDLVREVLDKTPIPYK
- a CDS encoding DUF4129 domain-containing transglutaminase family protein — protein: MRWVLAVVGVLLAAVGLTSLIHPAYAPGRAPPFGQGGFAAPQPPVVSVSGGLYFKAYIEARGAGGEMYLRCYVFDTYAGGLWSWSGQGGRAFGDGVVTVGAGPLRLGGELNLSGPLMGSCVPVASPPVDGLAIGSFREVAPGARLSADIEGLYVSLAGGSPRYVASYIGQGTAVEKPDGRYLQVPPELRPVLEKIVANVTAGCRDAACAASRIKEYLTTGFKYDGTMDALWPEIPPGADPVLWFLTEGRRGVCIHFASAFVLLARAAGVPARLVIGYLSDGPVPQEWSVKAFSPHAWAEYYVEGVGWVGVEATPGGGVQIPVAPPIPLTALPPQPSPPQTPDLPAPPSPALPTWLFIAVASAAAAASLAVFASRRYVTLGLGEEFVVRGPPWFSVYVNKRRVGRPPVRLVFDKPGLYLVRAGPVIYLVRVLDYKRLAGAIYLRVLRRLGLPPTVTPRELAAIRPEYGEFALIFERIRFGPSAGRGDVERLRRAL
- a CDS encoding helix-turn-helix domain-containing protein, which codes for MGSRDPKEAILDILRREGPVPIYRLAKELGLSYGAVQWYVFSLERDGVVETVKIGKRRYVALKATDWMGNVRVSDVLEDFLLTLSAFGVKPDMTVGEALGVLERKAPHIAELLRKMMGKS
- a CDS encoding RAD55 family ATPase — encoded protein: MKDFFQGFTLVYGPPGSGKTSLALYAAAQMGGRVLYVGFYETGDKVRGKIEGLGLDSSRFVVLDYVSISDADLLLNGVVEQYVKVSPDVVILDGINALPQSREAASSMYRLFSGPVIAIGEEGVGGSHFAYMADALLEVAQFFHRGARYRRIRVVKTRLGPAPGAEFYFTISRRGVRIIRRWSQSELGDRSVAVASGRRVVFAEDVAKSLAELMPRVRRPGLLNNSRVATFICEHPKCLRISAGYLCDYMDNVRVGVLSTSRFIGLVARQMGCDVEEVVVPASALAEDYVLEEAVEKLAGAPVVSLYGLEEVLAMYGPERVAYVLDFIQSALPGVAVLATFRGVEPTPELLNLFNTVWRYLPDRAVVVKSALGWPIHELKVVEEGGRIVFRA
- a CDS encoding RAD55 family ATPase; the protein is MFEIAEVGTRGMTLIYGPPGSGKTSIAMRLASKIDGKVLWISTAEGPDLLTETAKRLAVDPSKFNFLDFPRAFQKDIARYILDHVPSYSALVIDSVEGVAGRQNIDVVTHSVLYQVAKEKPVILVAEEETPRVAYVADHVIHVWYRINSLGHIVRYIQLEKSRTRPPSPRYMFEIIEGAGIMYIYPTPARGKGEVIEDEKLGITAPRRSIICIHSEKVKNIVDLLSKIKDRSIFLKVSYWTSFHGLEIKEDQIQIVRIFHDIYKLIYDLATNGPKASYLVVGGLLNMSEEDRKEYLLTLGIALNFVDFLLLVDVGSKEETDRLKKYCEDIIEV
- a CDS encoding TatD family hydrolase is translated as MEFGVFDNHAHGNEYLGIGAVEVVRRFRAAGGSGIIFVSLLTWSIGGRPGDRYWVVKLYDHTVRNVEVARGAGLVSGAVVGVHPAECVKLLEAGWAPGEVEEFMRWAADLAARYVEEGRAVGLGEFGRPHWPVPREVRELCDRVVLYVLQRARDVDAAVHLHLEREGQATVDSVARLAAEAGVDPRRVVMHHIEGALAGYAHARGLSPSVPMGRRGEFEEALKAGPVFVVESDYIDDRSRPGAVIPPWTLASKLRQYVSKGVLSADDMYKICVENVRSIYRWRLPL